In Pongo abelii isolate AG06213 chromosome 5, NHGRI_mPonAbe1-v2.0_pri, whole genome shotgun sequence, a single genomic region encodes these proteins:
- the TAF11 gene encoding transcription initiation factor TFIID subunit 11 isoform X1, translating to MSPLVLYARLKMTPQESGRDDVIAARRQEVRSWPVQLGVQSFCLRHLRDLLSPPILSVMDDAHKSPSDKGGETGESDETAAAPGDPGATDTDGIPEDTDGDADADLKEAAAEEGELKSQDISDLTTVEREDSSLLTPAAKKLKIDTKEKKEKKQKVDEDEIQKMQCSSSLCQHVILVSSFSEEQLNRYEMYRRSAFPKAAIKRLIQSITGTSVSQNVVIAMSGISKVFVGEVVEEALDVCEKWGEMPPLQPKHMREAVRRLKSKGQIPNSKHKKIIFF from the exons ATGAGTCCTCTAGTCCTCTACGCGCGCCTCAAAATGACCCCTCAGGAGAGCGGTAGGGATGATGTCATCGCTGCGCGACGACAGGAAGTAAGATCCTGGCCTGTGCAGCTCGGGGTTCAGAGCTTCTGCCTCAGACATCTCCGCGATCTCCTGTCCCCTCCAATCCTATCCGTGATGGACGATGCCCACAAGTCGCCCTCCGACAAAGGTGGAGAGACAGGGGAGTCGGATGAGACGGCCGCTGCGCCCGGGGACCCGGGGGCTACCGACACCGATGGAATCCCAGAGGACACTGACGGAGACGCAGATGCTGACTTGAAAGAAGCTGCAGCGGAGGAAGGCGAG CTCAAGAGTCAGGATATCTCAGATTTAACAACAGTTGAAAGGGAAGACTCATCATTACTTACTCCTGCagccaaaaaactgaaaatagataccaaagaaaagaaagagaaaaagcagaaagtaGATGAAGATGAGATTCAGAAGATGCA GTGTTCCAGTTCACTCTGCCAGCATGT AATCctggtttcttctttttctgaggAGCAGCTGAACCGTTATGAAATGTATCGCCGCTCAGCTTTCCCTAAGGCAGCCATCAAAAGG CTGATCCAGTCCATCACTGGCACCTCTGTGTCTCAGAATGTTGTTATTGCTATGTCTGGTATTTCCAAGGTTTTCGTCGGGGAGGTGGTAGAAGAAG CACTGGATGTGTGTGAGAAGTGGGGAGAAATGCCACCACTACAACCCAAACATATGAGGGAAGCCGTTAGAAGGTTAAAGTCAAAAGGACAGATCCCTAACTCGAAGCACAAAAAAATCATCTTCTTCTAG
- the TAF11 gene encoding transcription initiation factor TFIID subunit 11: protein MDDAHKSPSDKGGETGESDETAAAPGDPGATDTDGIPEDTDGDADADLKEAAAEEGELKSQDISDLTTVEREDSSLLTPAAKKLKIDTKEKKEKKQKVDEDEIQKMQILVSSFSEEQLNRYEMYRRSAFPKAAIKRLIQSITGTSVSQNVVIAMSGISKVFVGEVVEEALDVCEKWGEMPPLQPKHMREAVRRLKSKGQIPNSKHKKIIFF from the exons ATGGACGATGCCCACAAGTCGCCCTCCGACAAAGGTGGAGAGACAGGGGAGTCGGATGAGACGGCCGCTGCGCCCGGGGACCCGGGGGCTACCGACACCGATGGAATCCCAGAGGACACTGACGGAGACGCAGATGCTGACTTGAAAGAAGCTGCAGCGGAGGAAGGCGAG CTCAAGAGTCAGGATATCTCAGATTTAACAACAGTTGAAAGGGAAGACTCATCATTACTTACTCCTGCagccaaaaaactgaaaatagataccaaagaaaagaaagagaaaaagcagaaagtaGATGAAGATGAGATTCAGAAGATGCA AATCctggtttcttctttttctgaggAGCAGCTGAACCGTTATGAAATGTATCGCCGCTCAGCTTTCCCTAAGGCAGCCATCAAAAGG CTGATCCAGTCCATCACTGGCACCTCTGTGTCTCAGAATGTTGTTATTGCTATGTCTGGTATTTCCAAGGTTTTCGTCGGGGAGGTGGTAGAAGAAG CACTGGATGTGTGTGAGAAGTGGGGAGAAATGCCACCACTACAACCCAAACATATGAGGGAAGCCGTTAGAAGGTTAAAGTCAAAAGGACAGATCCCTAACTCGAAGCACAAAAAAATCATCTTCTTCTAG
- the TAF11 gene encoding transcription initiation factor TFIID subunit 11 isoform X2, whose translation MSPLVLYARLKMTPQESGRDDVIAARRQEVRSWPVQLGVQSFCLRHLRDLLSPPILSVMDDAHKSPSDKGGETGESDETAAAPGDPGATDTDGIPEDTDGDADADLKEAAAEEGELKSQDISDLTTVEREDSSLLTPAAKKLKIDTKEKKEKKQKVDEDEIQKMQILVSSFSEEQLNRYEMYRRSAFPKAAIKRHWMCVRSGEKCHHYNPNI comes from the exons ATGAGTCCTCTAGTCCTCTACGCGCGCCTCAAAATGACCCCTCAGGAGAGCGGTAGGGATGATGTCATCGCTGCGCGACGACAGGAAGTAAGATCCTGGCCTGTGCAGCTCGGGGTTCAGAGCTTCTGCCTCAGACATCTCCGCGATCTCCTGTCCCCTCCAATCCTATCCGTGATGGACGATGCCCACAAGTCGCCCTCCGACAAAGGTGGAGAGACAGGGGAGTCGGATGAGACGGCCGCTGCGCCCGGGGACCCGGGGGCTACCGACACCGATGGAATCCCAGAGGACACTGACGGAGACGCAGATGCTGACTTGAAAGAAGCTGCAGCGGAGGAAGGCGAG CTCAAGAGTCAGGATATCTCAGATTTAACAACAGTTGAAAGGGAAGACTCATCATTACTTACTCCTGCagccaaaaaactgaaaatagataccaaagaaaagaaagagaaaaagcagaaagtaGATGAAGATGAGATTCAGAAGATGCA AATCctggtttcttctttttctgaggAGCAGCTGAACCGTTATGAAATGTATCGCCGCTCAGCTTTCCCTAAGGCAGCCATCAAAAGG CACTGGATGTGTGTGAGAAGTGGGGAGAAATGCCACCACTACAACCCAAACATATGA